A region from the Halobacillus mangrovi genome encodes:
- a CDS encoding exonuclease domain-containing protein — MNPFVQFVKDLSDRLGSGFSSLNQNDPSKVAYVRNLERQLRNKDTLVVPFEELSVVVFDLETTGFYPYKGDEILSIGAVKVEGTKILEDQSFYSLVYSESAPSEEITKLTGITGEMLLESPAMRDVLKEFYSYVKTDTLVAHHANHEKQFMNHATWLALRKNFQHRIVDTSFLTKIIHKEKDLVSLDDCCAHYGISIKHRHHAFHDAMATAKLWVESIKDIQELGFENLNDVYTYLATLK, encoded by the coding sequence ATGAATCCTTTTGTACAATTCGTAAAAGATTTGTCTGACAGGCTTGGCAGCGGATTCTCTTCTTTGAATCAGAATGACCCTTCAAAAGTGGCTTATGTAAGAAATCTGGAACGACAACTGCGGAATAAAGATACACTTGTTGTTCCATTTGAAGAACTTTCAGTGGTGGTGTTCGACTTAGAAACGACAGGGTTTTACCCTTACAAGGGAGACGAAATTCTTTCGATTGGGGCTGTGAAAGTAGAGGGGACGAAAATACTTGAGGATCAGTCCTTTTATTCTCTTGTCTATAGTGAGTCAGCACCTTCAGAAGAGATTACAAAGCTCACAGGAATTACGGGGGAGATGTTATTAGAATCTCCGGCTATGCGTGATGTGCTGAAGGAATTTTACTCTTATGTTAAAACAGATACGCTAGTCGCTCACCATGCAAACCACGAAAAGCAATTTATGAATCATGCAACGTGGCTAGCTTTAAGGAAAAACTTTCAACACCGGATTGTCGATACATCTTTCTTAACTAAAATCATTCATAAGGAGAAGGACCTGGTTAGTCTTGATGACTGCTGTGCTCATTACGGAATCAGTATTAAGCATCGACACCACGCCTTCCATGATGCGATGGCCACTGCAAAGCTTTGGGTTGAAAGCATTAAGGATATACAAGAGTTAGGGTTTGAAAATTTAAACGACGTTTATACCTATTTGGCTACACTAAAGTAA
- a CDS encoding DUF294 nucleotidyltransferase-like domain-containing protein, protein MFNTYEEIKQWREETLDSVADDHHQLNAFHDQVMYQTVRIAMDHIESEQGKPPAPFAFFLMGSAGRCEQSVWSDQDHGIIFNGSTDFQEYFLNLGTEISYGMGVVGYEKCEGNVMASNALWCQSMGSFEKLIEEWLLEESWQSLRNFSIFIDSRVLVGDENLLMQLKNASFSMLEDHPHLYSRLIDNFEFIKKGVGVFGQLLPEHGQGLDGEIHLKQTAYFPYVNALRVLALKKGVCAAPTLDRFEILTYNYPFLEAYEKNFRELLDFRLKFRKSATSYEKVHLLPLKVLSKQDKQKLKFLIRRGQKLFSKCKSMLHEEDAL, encoded by the coding sequence GTGTTCAATACGTATGAAGAAATCAAGCAATGGCGAGAAGAAACGCTTGATTCAGTCGCTGATGACCACCATCAATTGAATGCGTTCCACGATCAAGTCATGTACCAAACCGTAAGAATTGCAATGGATCATATTGAAAGTGAGCAGGGGAAACCGCCTGCTCCTTTTGCATTTTTTCTCATGGGCAGTGCTGGTCGGTGTGAACAGTCTGTTTGGAGCGACCAGGATCATGGAATAATATTCAATGGTTCTACCGATTTTCAGGAATACTTTTTAAATCTCGGAACGGAAATTAGTTATGGAATGGGTGTCGTCGGCTATGAAAAGTGTGAAGGAAATGTGATGGCATCCAATGCATTATGGTGTCAGTCCATGGGTTCTTTTGAGAAGCTGATAGAAGAATGGCTGCTTGAGGAAAGTTGGCAGTCGCTTAGGAACTTCTCGATCTTTATTGATTCAAGGGTGTTAGTTGGGGATGAGAATTTGCTGATGCAGCTTAAAAATGCTTCTTTTTCTATGTTGGAAGATCATCCCCACTTATATTCCCGTCTCATTGACAACTTTGAATTTATTAAAAAGGGAGTGGGGGTTTTTGGGCAGCTCCTTCCTGAACATGGGCAAGGGTTGGATGGAGAAATTCATTTAAAACAAACGGCTTATTTTCCATACGTCAACGCCCTTAGAGTTTTAGCATTGAAAAAAGGGGTTTGCGCTGCACCGACACTTGATAGATTCGAAATCCTTACTTATAATTACCCTTTTCTTGAAGCTTACGAAAAGAATTTTCGAGAACTGCTTGATTTTCGTCTGAAGTTTAGAAAGTCAGCAACAAGCTATGAAAAGGTACACTTACTTCCACTTAAAGTACTGTCAAAACAGGACAAACAGAAGTTAAAGTTTCTAATTAGAAGAGGACAAAAGCTCTTCTCCAAATGTAAATCAATGCTTCATGAAGAGGATGCCTTATGA